In one window of Haloprofundus halophilus DNA:
- the rqcH gene encoding ribosome rescue protein RqcH, producing MDPKRELSSIDLAALVTELRRYEGAKVDKAYLYGDDLLRLKMRDFDRGRVELLVEVGDVKRAHVAAAEHVPDAPGRPPNFAKMLRNRLSGADFAGVEQFEFDRILVFRFERPDADTEIVAELFGQGNVAVLDENREVVSSLSTVRLKSRTVAPGSQYEFPNSRVNPLDVRYEAFAHKMDDSDTDVVRTLATQLNLGGLYAEEVCSRAGVEKTLDIADAGDEQYEKLYDALGRLRDQLTQGEFDPRVYLEDDAVVDVTPFSLEEHESEGLDAEAYDSFNEALDEYFYRLDRSDDDGSGGSGAAGDTGRPDFEEEIEKKKRIVEQQEGAISGFDEQAQEERERAEQVYARYDLVNEILTTIRGAREQGVPWDEIGEKFEEGKEQGIDAAEAVRGVDGANGTVTVALDDTTVTLDVSMGVEKNADRLYKEAKRVEEKKEGALEAIENTREQLEALEKRREEWEADDEDEAADDDEDDEREEIDWLSRESVPIRQQDHWFERFRWFRTSDDFLVIGGRNADQNEELVKKYLGKGDLFFHTQARGGPVTILKATGPSEPARDVEIPERSREEAAQFAVSYASVWKEGRFAEDAYMVTHDQVSKTPESGEYVEKGSFVIRGDRTYYRDVKAEVAVGIACEPETRVVGGPPSAIEPQAETSIRVRPGRYAQNDMAQMCYRELRKRFADQSFVRKVASADKIQEFLPPGGSEIVE from the coding sequence ATGGACCCAAAGCGGGAGCTTTCGAGCATCGACCTCGCCGCGCTCGTCACCGAGCTGCGCCGATACGAGGGCGCGAAGGTCGACAAGGCCTACCTGTACGGCGACGACCTCCTGCGCCTCAAGATGCGGGATTTCGACCGCGGCCGCGTCGAGCTGCTCGTGGAAGTCGGCGACGTCAAGCGCGCGCACGTCGCCGCCGCAGAGCACGTGCCGGACGCCCCCGGCCGCCCACCGAACTTCGCGAAGATGCTCCGCAACCGCCTGTCGGGCGCGGACTTCGCCGGCGTCGAGCAGTTCGAGTTCGACCGGATTCTCGTCTTCCGCTTCGAGCGACCGGACGCCGACACGGAGATCGTCGCGGAACTGTTCGGTCAAGGAAACGTCGCCGTCCTGGACGAGAACCGCGAAGTGGTGAGCAGCCTCTCGACGGTGCGGCTCAAATCGCGGACCGTCGCGCCGGGGAGTCAGTACGAGTTCCCGAACTCGCGGGTGAACCCCCTCGACGTGCGCTACGAGGCGTTCGCGCACAAGATGGACGACTCCGACACCGACGTCGTGCGGACGCTCGCGACGCAGCTCAACCTCGGCGGCCTCTACGCCGAGGAGGTGTGCAGTCGCGCGGGCGTCGAGAAGACGCTCGACATCGCCGACGCGGGCGACGAGCAGTACGAGAAACTGTACGACGCGCTCGGCCGACTTCGAGACCAACTCACCCAGGGGGAGTTCGACCCGCGCGTCTACCTCGAAGACGACGCCGTCGTCGACGTGACCCCCTTCTCGCTCGAAGAGCACGAATCCGAAGGGTTGGACGCCGAGGCGTACGACTCGTTCAACGAGGCGCTCGACGAGTACTTCTACCGCCTCGACCGCAGCGACGACGACGGGAGCGGCGGGAGCGGGGCCGCCGGCGACACCGGCAGACCCGACTTCGAAGAGGAGATAGAGAAGAAAAAGCGCATCGTCGAACAGCAGGAGGGCGCTATCAGCGGCTTCGACGAGCAGGCGCAGGAGGAACGCGAGCGCGCCGAACAGGTGTACGCGCGCTACGACCTCGTGAACGAGATTCTGACGACGATACGCGGCGCGCGCGAGCAGGGCGTTCCGTGGGACGAGATCGGCGAGAAGTTCGAGGAGGGGAAGGAACAGGGAATCGACGCGGCCGAGGCCGTCCGCGGCGTCGACGGCGCGAACGGCACCGTCACCGTCGCACTCGACGACACGACGGTGACGCTCGACGTGTCGATGGGCGTCGAGAAGAACGCCGACCGGCTGTACAAGGAGGCAAAGCGCGTCGAGGAGAAGAAGGAGGGCGCGCTCGAAGCCATCGAGAACACCCGCGAACAGCTGGAGGCGCTCGAAAAACGCCGCGAGGAGTGGGAGGCCGACGACGAGGACGAAGCGGCCGACGACGACGAGGACGACGAACGCGAGGAGATAGATTGGCTCTCACGGGAGTCGGTGCCGATTCGCCAGCAGGACCACTGGTTCGAGCGGTTCCGCTGGTTCCGCACCAGCGACGACTTCCTCGTCATCGGCGGGCGCAACGCCGACCAGAACGAGGAGCTGGTGAAGAAGTATCTCGGCAAAGGGGACCTCTTCTTCCACACGCAGGCCCGCGGCGGCCCGGTGACGATTCTGAAAGCGACCGGCCCGAGCGAGCCCGCCCGCGACGTGGAGATACCCGAGCGGAGCAGGGAGGAGGCCGCGCAGTTCGCCGTCTCCTACGCCTCCGTCTGGAAGGAGGGGCGCTTCGCCGAGGACGCGTACATGGTGACGCACGACCAGGTGTCGAAGACGCCCGAGAGCGGCGAGTACGTCGAGAAGGGGTCGTTCGTGATTCGCGGCGACCGGACGTACTACCGCGACGTGAAAGCCGAAGTCGCCGTCGGCATCGCCTGCGAACCCGAGACGCGCGTCGTCGGCGGACCGCCGTCGGCCATCGAACCGCAGGCCGAAACGTCGATTCGGGTCCGACCGGGTCGCTACGCGCAGAACGACATGGCGCAGATGTGCTACCGCGAACTCCGCAAGCGGTTCGCCGACCAGTCGTTCGTCCGTAAAGTTGCGAGCGCGGATAAGATTCAGGAGTTCCTCCCGCCGGGCGGCAGCGAGATAGTCGAGTAA
- a CDS encoding mRNA surveillance protein pelota, giving the protein MRIAGRGRGEEGRERITLVPENVDDLWHLSYVLEPGDRVSGDTTRRIQRADDQMRDTGGEREHLNVTIEVDDVEFARFANRLRVGGVIVGCSREDQLGHHHTLNVEERGEITVEKHFKPDQIDRIEEAERATENPDVVIATVEEGEAYIHTVAQYGTEEYASFTAPTGKGEYARPRSELFDELGSALSHVDADTVILAGPGFTKQDARDHIADNYPEVAEKLTTVDTASVGDRGVHEVLKRGAVDDVQKETRIAREAERIDDLMERIAEGAKAAYGVEQVAQAAEFGAIEELLILDSRLRDERQGRGDWERDVNEIIETVEQKGGEVTVFSAEFQPGQQLKNLGGVAALLRYRLE; this is encoded by the coding sequence ATGCGAATCGCAGGCCGTGGTCGCGGCGAGGAGGGGCGCGAGCGCATCACGCTCGTCCCCGAGAACGTCGACGACCTCTGGCACCTCTCGTACGTACTCGAGCCCGGCGACCGCGTCTCGGGCGACACGACCCGGCGCATCCAGCGGGCCGACGACCAGATGCGCGACACCGGCGGCGAGCGCGAGCACCTCAACGTCACCATCGAAGTCGACGACGTGGAGTTCGCCCGCTTCGCCAACCGTCTCCGGGTCGGCGGCGTCATCGTCGGCTGTTCCCGCGAGGACCAACTCGGCCACCACCACACGCTCAACGTCGAGGAGCGCGGCGAGATAACCGTCGAGAAACACTTCAAGCCCGACCAGATAGACCGCATCGAGGAGGCCGAACGAGCCACCGAGAACCCCGACGTGGTCATCGCCACCGTCGAGGAGGGCGAGGCGTACATCCACACCGTCGCGCAGTACGGCACCGAGGAGTACGCGTCGTTCACCGCGCCGACGGGGAAGGGCGAGTACGCCCGCCCGCGGAGCGAGCTGTTCGACGAACTGGGCTCCGCGCTGTCGCACGTCGACGCCGACACCGTGATTCTGGCCGGCCCGGGCTTCACGAAGCAGGACGCCCGCGACCACATCGCCGACAACTACCCCGAGGTGGCCGAGAAGCTGACGACCGTCGACACCGCGAGCGTCGGCGACCGCGGCGTCCACGAGGTGCTGAAACGCGGGGCGGTCGACGACGTGCAGAAGGAGACGCGCATCGCCCGCGAGGCCGAGCGCATCGACGACCTGATGGAGCGCATCGCAGAGGGCGCGAAGGCCGCCTACGGCGTCGAGCAGGTGGCACAGGCCGCGGAGTTCGGCGCGATAGAGGAGCTGTTGATACTGGACTCCCGCCTGCGCGACGAGCGGCAGGGCCGCGGCGACTGGGAGCGGGACGTCAACGAGATAATCGAGACCGTCGAACAGAAGGGCGGCGAGGTCACGGTGTTCTCGGCGGAGTTCCAACCCGGCCAGCAGTTGAAGAACCTCGGCGGCGTCGCGGCGCTGCTCCGCTACCGGCTCGAATAG
- a CDS encoding ornithine cyclodeaminase family protein, producing MTDALFLTSEDVAGLATPAEYVDAVREGYRQRGEGAPAEPRTKLVNGDPPGMFTTYAAVLPETGAMGGYMYAAGFGERDAWFMTPLFDAESGEPLALLDGASMNPFKTGAAGGVAVDALAREDAESVAIIGSGAQARGQLRATAAVRDLDTVWVYSPTKENRESFAGEMDRLLDASVAAVASSAAAVEGADVVVTATNASEPVFDGDLLEPGTHVTAMGQYNADKREVDTTTIERAKYVPDLRARATRDAGAFLHAMEEGVVTEEDIYAELGDVVAGEVPGRENDEEITLFDSGGTGIETVAAAYMLYEKARDDGLGTSIGLAPASEALTGE from the coding sequence ATGACAGACGCGTTGTTTCTCACGAGCGAGGACGTCGCCGGACTCGCAACGCCCGCAGAGTACGTCGACGCAGTGCGAGAGGGGTATCGGCAACGCGGCGAGGGCGCGCCGGCCGAGCCCCGGACCAAACTCGTCAACGGCGACCCGCCGGGGATGTTCACCACCTACGCCGCCGTCCTCCCCGAGACGGGCGCGATGGGCGGCTACATGTACGCGGCGGGCTTCGGCGAGCGCGACGCCTGGTTCATGACACCGCTTTTCGACGCCGAGTCGGGGGAACCGCTCGCGTTGCTCGACGGCGCGAGCATGAACCCCTTCAAGACGGGTGCGGCGGGCGGCGTCGCCGTCGACGCCCTCGCCCGCGAGGACGCCGAGTCGGTCGCCATCATCGGCAGCGGTGCCCAGGCCCGCGGCCAGTTGCGCGCGACGGCCGCGGTCCGCGACCTCGACACCGTCTGGGTGTACTCGCCGACGAAGGAGAACCGCGAGTCGTTCGCCGGGGAGATGGACCGACTGCTGGACGCGAGCGTCGCCGCCGTCGCCTCCAGCGCCGCCGCCGTCGAGGGTGCGGACGTCGTCGTCACCGCGACGAACGCCTCTGAACCGGTGTTCGACGGCGACCTGCTCGAACCGGGGACTCACGTCACGGCGATGGGCCAGTACAACGCCGACAAACGAGAGGTCGACACGACGACGATAGAGCGCGCGAAGTACGTCCCCGACCTCCGAGCGCGCGCGACCAGAGACGCCGGGGCGTTCCTCCACGCGATGGAGGAGGGCGTCGTCACCGAGGAGGACATCTACGCCGAACTCGGTGACGTGGTCGCCGGCGAGGTGCCGGGACGCGAGAACGACGAGGAGATCACGCTGTTCGACAGCGGCGGTACCGGTATCGAGACGGTCGCCGCGGCGTACATGCTGTACGAGAAGGCGCGCGACGACGGGCTCGGAACGTCCATCGGCCTCGCGCCCGCCAGCGAGGCGCTCACCGGCGAGTGA
- the fen gene encoding flap endonuclease-1 — MGNAALRQLAALSEVSFDDLDGRIVAVDAHNWLYRYLTTTVKWTRDEVYTTSDGEEVANLVGIVQGLPKFFEHDLVPVFVFDGGVTELKDDEVAERREQREKAEELLEDARERGDHIEVARLEARTQRLTSVIQRTSRELLDLLDVPYVEAPAEGEAQASYMARRGDADYVGSEDYDTLLFGAPLTLRQLTSSGNPELMDLDATLEEHDLTYEQLVDVGILCGTDFNPGVDGIGPKTALKLVREHGDLFSVLEARGEHVEFADRIRDLFLDPPVTDEYEFDTDLDPDIPAARAYVTEEWEVDADEVERGFDRIDDALSQTGLDRWT, encoded by the coding sequence ATGGGAAACGCAGCGTTGCGCCAGTTGGCGGCGCTCTCCGAGGTGTCGTTCGACGACCTCGACGGGAGAATCGTCGCCGTCGACGCGCACAACTGGCTCTACCGGTATCTGACGACGACCGTCAAGTGGACCCGCGACGAGGTGTACACCACGAGCGACGGCGAGGAAGTCGCCAACCTCGTCGGCATCGTTCAAGGGTTGCCCAAATTCTTCGAGCACGACCTCGTCCCCGTCTTCGTCTTCGACGGCGGCGTCACGGAGCTGAAAGACGACGAGGTGGCCGAGCGACGCGAACAGCGCGAGAAGGCCGAAGAACTGCTCGAGGACGCCCGCGAGCGCGGCGACCACATCGAGGTCGCCCGCCTCGAAGCGCGCACGCAGCGGCTGACGAGCGTCATCCAGCGAACCAGCCGAGAGTTGCTCGACCTGCTCGACGTCCCCTACGTCGAAGCGCCCGCCGAAGGTGAGGCGCAGGCGTCGTACATGGCCCGCCGCGGCGACGCCGACTACGTCGGCAGCGAGGACTACGACACGCTGCTGTTCGGTGCGCCGCTGACGCTCCGCCAGCTCACGAGTTCCGGCAATCCCGAACTGATGGATCTGGACGCGACGCTCGAAGAACACGACCTCACCTACGAGCAACTCGTCGACGTGGGCATCCTCTGCGGGACGGACTTCAACCCCGGCGTCGACGGCATCGGTCCGAAGACGGCGCTCAAGTTGGTGAGAGAGCACGGCGACCTCTTCTCGGTTCTGGAGGCGCGCGGCGAGCACGTCGAGTTCGCCGACCGCATCCGCGACCTGTTCCTGGACCCGCCGGTGACCGACGAGTACGAGTTCGACACCGACCTCGACCCCGACATCCCGGCGGCGCGGGCGTACGTCACCGAGGAGTGGGAAGTCGACGCCGACGAGGTCGAACGCGGCTTCGACCGCATCGACGACGCGCTGAGTCAGACGGGTCTCGACCGCTGGACCTGA
- a CDS encoding GNAT family N-acetyltransferase: MEYRVLGWPADGPTLRLDYRQFSYAGKFVMSNTGKAVVRVDDETSAEEARGADDGDEFDRDVLAAVAFNEDRTDSGTLWIRYVTVRQDFRGDGLGPGLVAFLAERATGRGYRRLRIAVNNPFAYEALYKAGFAYTGRQTGLAELVLERQLGDECGEETDYRERGRYQSGLDVYRARDLGDDERAFLESRVDADPPERIDAPERADV, translated from the coding sequence ATGGAGTACCGCGTGCTCGGCTGGCCGGCGGACGGGCCGACGCTGCGCCTCGACTACCGGCAGTTCAGCTACGCCGGGAAGTTCGTCATGTCGAACACGGGGAAAGCGGTCGTCCGCGTCGACGACGAGACATCGGCCGAGGAAGCGCGAGGGGCGGACGACGGTGACGAGTTCGACCGCGACGTGCTCGCCGCCGTCGCGTTCAACGAGGACCGAACGGACTCCGGTACGCTCTGGATTCGTTACGTCACCGTGCGCCAGGATTTCCGCGGCGACGGACTCGGACCGGGACTCGTCGCGTTTCTCGCGGAGCGAGCGACGGGTCGAGGGTACCGCCGTCTCCGAATCGCGGTCAACAACCCGTTCGCCTACGAGGCGCTGTACAAAGCCGGGTTCGCGTACACGGGTCGGCAGACCGGGTTGGCGGAGTTGGTGCTGGAGCGCCAGTTGGGCGACGAGTGCGGCGAGGAGACGGACTACCGCGAGCGCGGCCGCTACCAGTCCGGACTGGACGTCTATCGAGCGCGCGACCTCGGCGACGACGAGCGAGCGTTTCTCGAATCGAGAGTCGACGCCGACCCGCCGGAACGAATCGACGCGCCCGAAAGGGCGGACGTTTAA
- a CDS encoding HdeD family acid-resistance protein yields the protein MSTEETSSMQMSGPVADVSATWRTLMIVGGIIAVMGVVAILAPFVTGVALSMLLGALLVVGAALRGIHAFGAESWAGALLQGALAILYTVAGVALIANPVYGLVSLTILLIAYFLVDGLLEVAMGLRLRPEANWGWVVASGVLGLVVAALLFVGFPSTALWAVGLLFGVNLLASGVSMVMVAMDGRSHAREERTAAAARSA from the coding sequence ATGAGTACTGAAGAAACATCCTCGATGCAGATGAGCGGTCCCGTCGCCGACGTATCCGCGACGTGGCGCACGCTCATGATCGTCGGGGGAATCATCGCGGTGATGGGCGTTGTCGCCATCCTCGCACCGTTCGTCACGGGCGTCGCCCTCTCGATGCTGCTCGGCGCGCTGCTCGTCGTCGGAGCGGCGCTTCGCGGTATCCACGCGTTCGGCGCTGAGAGTTGGGCTGGTGCGCTCCTGCAGGGCGCGCTCGCGATTCTCTACACCGTCGCCGGTGTGGCGCTCATCGCGAATCCGGTGTACGGTCTCGTCTCGCTGACGATACTGCTCATCGCGTACTTCCTCGTCGACGGGCTGCTGGAGGTCGCGATGGGCCTGCGCCTCCGTCCCGAGGCCAACTGGGGCTGGGTCGTCGCCAGCGGCGTCCTCGGCCTCGTCGTCGCGGCGCTGCTGTTCGTCGGCTTCCCGAGCACCGCCCTCTGGGCCGTCGGCCTCCTGTTCGGCGTGAACCTCCTCGCCTCGGGCGTCTCGATGGTGATGGTCGCTATGGACGGCCGCAGCCACGCCCGCGAGGAGAGAACGGCGGCGGCGGCCCGGAGCGCCTGA
- a CDS encoding DUF4013 domain-containing protein, with translation MFRDALNAPARTADAIQTLFFGGFLSLLALAFPLGWLAAVATVPLSVLALPLAVLPSLLLRGYYVRTMQAGFERRDAAPSFVQWSGLVRDGVRSYVVAFVYLLPVVTLWLLVAATAIPVQLRGVGGDAGGSLIAISAALSAVVSVLYLPLFAYLYPAALVSYAATGRLGAAFSPRTVGRVLVDREYATGWLLASGLLSVVVFVGLPLSLFLVGVVAVFYLQTVVYSVYGRAARTALATELDGGRPKPETPRREPEATAAVQVGRSVAYTGDRLEVTVPVDNPDDAERTSPRESTDDALTTDDALTADETTE, from the coding sequence ATGTTCCGCGACGCGCTGAACGCACCGGCCCGAACCGCCGACGCGATTCAGACGCTGTTCTTCGGTGGGTTTCTCTCGCTTCTGGCTCTCGCCTTTCCGCTCGGCTGGCTGGCGGCGGTCGCTACCGTGCCGCTTTCCGTCCTCGCGCTCCCGCTCGCAGTTCTACCGTCGCTGTTGCTTCGGGGCTACTACGTCCGGACGATGCAAGCGGGATTCGAGAGACGAGACGCCGCGCCGTCGTTCGTGCAGTGGAGCGGACTCGTTCGGGACGGAGTCCGGTCGTACGTCGTCGCATTCGTCTACTTGCTGCCGGTCGTCACGCTGTGGCTCCTCGTCGCAGCGACGGCGATACCAGTTCAGCTACGTGGCGTCGGGGGAGACGCTGGCGGAAGTTTGATCGCCATCTCGGCGGCGCTCTCGGCGGTCGTCAGCGTGCTCTACCTGCCACTCTTCGCGTACCTGTACCCGGCTGCGCTCGTGAGCTACGCAGCGACGGGGCGGCTCGGCGCGGCGTTCTCGCCGCGGACCGTCGGCCGCGTCCTCGTCGACCGGGAGTACGCAACCGGGTGGCTGCTGGCGAGCGGACTGCTGTCGGTCGTCGTCTTCGTCGGCCTCCCGCTGTCGCTGTTTCTCGTCGGCGTGGTCGCCGTTTTCTACCTCCAGACCGTCGTGTATTCGGTGTACGGTCGGGCCGCGCGGACGGCCCTGGCGACCGAACTCGACGGCGGGAGGCCGAAACCCGAGACGCCCCGACGCGAACCCGAAGCGACGGCGGCGGTCCAGGTCGGGCGAAGCGTTGCCTACACCGGGGATCGTCTCGAAGTCACCGTTCCGGTCGACAACCCGGACGACGCCGAGAGAACGTCTCCACGGGAATCGACCGACGACGCGCTGACGACCGACGACGCGCTGACGGCTGACGAGACGACCGAGTAG
- a CDS encoding MFS transporter — protein MNRNDRSIVALVMLAHGMVHTYELSVPIFVTIWLSEFETINLGLAQFPVNSATLGLVVTAGYGLFGLGALPGGVLVDRLGSRRLITLCLLGMSVSFFVLGVSPSVLAIAAAFLCWGAAASVYHPAGLALISKGVEERGTGFAYHGMAGNIGIGLGPLVAAILLLFVDWRIVAIILAVPALLAALFANRAEFDETAAVRGTTAETDGGTSGSDDPEARQSAESSGGGSKADAGVESWGEFVTESRRLFAGSFVFVFVVVMCSGLYYRGVLTFLPQLLSGLPGVDPVSISSLVPGDLLASVGLEASGDSQLNPERYIYSGLLMIGVLGQYAGGKLTDSVAPEKGIAGAFAGLAILALVFLPVANLGVVPLLVVAAVLGFALFVVQPLYQATVAEYTPAGTRGLSYGYTYLGVFGVGALGGAIAGAILEYASPDVLFVTLAGFAALASLVGVYLSRNASTA, from the coding sequence GTGAACCGTAACGACCGTTCGATCGTGGCGCTCGTGATGCTCGCACACGGGATGGTCCACACCTACGAGTTGTCCGTTCCCATCTTCGTCACTATCTGGTTGAGCGAGTTCGAGACCATCAATCTCGGTCTCGCCCAGTTCCCGGTGAACTCGGCGACGCTCGGCTTGGTCGTCACCGCCGGTTACGGCCTCTTCGGTCTCGGCGCGCTCCCCGGCGGCGTACTCGTCGACCGACTCGGCTCGCGCCGCCTCATCACGCTCTGTCTTCTCGGGATGTCCGTGTCGTTCTTCGTGCTCGGCGTCTCGCCGAGCGTTCTCGCAATCGCCGCCGCCTTCCTCTGCTGGGGCGCGGCCGCGAGCGTCTATCACCCGGCGGGACTGGCGCTCATCAGTAAGGGCGTCGAGGAGCGCGGCACCGGCTTCGCGTACCACGGGATGGCCGGAAACATCGGCATCGGCCTCGGCCCGCTCGTCGCCGCGATTCTCCTCTTGTTCGTCGACTGGCGCATCGTCGCGATCATCCTCGCCGTTCCGGCGCTTCTGGCGGCGCTGTTCGCCAACCGCGCCGAGTTCGACGAGACCGCGGCCGTGAGGGGTACGACGGCCGAGACCGACGGGGGAACCTCCGGGTCCGACGACCCGGAGGCTCGCCAGTCGGCGGAGTCGTCCGGCGGCGGCTCCAAGGCCGACGCCGGCGTCGAGTCGTGGGGCGAGTTCGTCACCGAGTCGAGACGGCTGTTCGCCGGCAGTTTCGTCTTCGTCTTCGTCGTGGTGATGTGCTCGGGGCTGTACTACCGCGGCGTTCTCACGTTCCTGCCGCAGTTGCTGTCGGGACTGCCGGGCGTCGACCCCGTGTCGATTTCGTCGTTGGTCCCCGGCGACTTGCTCGCGTCGGTCGGCCTGGAGGCCTCCGGAGATAGCCAACTCAACCCCGAGCGCTACATCTACTCGGGGCTGCTCATGATCGGCGTCCTCGGCCAGTACGCGGGCGGGAAACTGACCGACAGCGTCGCTCCCGAGAAGGGTATCGCCGGCGCGTTCGCCGGACTGGCGATTCTCGCGCTCGTCTTCCTCCCGGTGGCGAACCTCGGTGTCGTCCCGCTGCTCGTCGTCGCCGCGGTTCTCGGCTTCGCGCTGTTCGTCGTGCAACCGCTGTACCAGGCGACCGTCGCGGAGTACACGCCCGCCGGGACGCGCGGGCTCTCGTACGGTTACACCTACCTCGGCGTCTTCGGCGTCGGCGCGCTCGGCGGCGCTATCGCGGGCGCGATTCTCGAGTACGCGTCGCCGGACGTGCTGTTCGTCACGCTCGCCGGCTTCGCCGCACTCGCGTCGCTGGTCGGCGTGTACCTTTCGCGGAACGCGTCGACGGCCTGA
- a CDS encoding DUF4013 domain-containing protein — MLTESLSYVRNSDDWAKNVLIGGILSLLGFLVVPTFLVIGYLLRVVRSSMRGDEEPPAFDEWGEMGVDGLKGFAIALAYGLVPVVLAVVFAVLAGLTANGGNVGVVSGLFGLVGALLVFVTGLAVAYALPAGLANYAETGRMGAAFDTGTLRSTLTSGTYATAWVTAVVVFLAAGLVAGALNFVPVLGTVVGVFVTFYAAVAGYYIIGRAWGEMHPVELSDGELSDGEISDERAAI, encoded by the coding sequence ATGCTTACCGAATCACTCTCGTACGTGCGAAACAGCGACGACTGGGCGAAGAACGTCCTCATCGGCGGAATCCTCAGTCTGCTCGGCTTCCTCGTCGTCCCGACGTTCCTCGTCATCGGCTATCTGCTCCGCGTCGTCCGCAGTTCTATGCGCGGCGACGAGGAACCGCCCGCGTTCGACGAGTGGGGTGAGATGGGCGTCGACGGGCTGAAAGGGTTCGCTATCGCCCTCGCGTACGGCCTCGTCCCCGTGGTCCTGGCCGTCGTGTTCGCGGTGCTCGCCGGCCTGACGGCCAACGGCGGGAACGTCGGCGTCGTCAGCGGTCTCTTCGGTCTCGTCGGCGCGCTCCTCGTCTTCGTGACGGGGTTGGCCGTCGCCTACGCGCTGCCCGCCGGACTGGCGAACTACGCCGAGACCGGCCGGATGGGTGCCGCGTTCGACACCGGAACGCTCCGCTCGACGCTCACCTCCGGAACCTACGCGACGGCGTGGGTGACGGCGGTCGTCGTCTTCCTCGCCGCCGGCCTCGTCGCGGGCGCGTTGAACTTCGTTCCGGTGCTCGGCACCGTCGTCGGCGTGTTCGTCACGTTCTACGCCGCCGTCGCCGGCTACTACATCATCGGCCGCGCCTGGGGTGAGATGCACCCCGTGGAGCTGTCCGACGGTGAACTGTCCGACGGCGAGATATCCGACGAGCGCGCCGCCATCTGA
- a CDS encoding DUF3054 domain-containing protein, with protein MATQSESFWDQRIDRGTLPLAVGDLLVIGLVLTFGVVTHNGVSYLTTDTVGWLSTLVPFYVGWLVCAPLVGAYSAGAGESAKASIPLAVRSWVPADIVGLGLRASPFFEGGADPIFIVISLVTVGVGLGVYRWLVFKVR; from the coding sequence ATGGCCACCCAATCGGAATCGTTCTGGGACCAACGAATCGACAGGGGAACGCTGCCCTTGGCCGTCGGCGACCTGCTCGTCATCGGCCTCGTGCTCACGTTCGGCGTCGTCACGCACAACGGCGTCTCTTACCTCACGACCGACACCGTCGGTTGGCTCTCGACGCTCGTACCGTTCTACGTCGGCTGGCTCGTCTGCGCGCCGCTGGTCGGCGCGTACTCCGCCGGCGCGGGCGAGTCCGCGAAGGCGTCGATTCCGCTCGCCGTTCGGTCGTGGGTCCCGGCGGACATCGTCGGGCTCGGCCTCCGCGCCTCACCGTTCTTCGAGGGCGGTGCCGACCCCATCTTCATCGTCATCTCGCTCGTCACCGTCGGCGTCGGCCTCGGCGTCTACCGGTGGCTCGTGTTCAAAGTGCGCTGA
- a CDS encoding DUF4013 domain-containing protein: MLRESLRYPLGGDGAAERIIVGGGLHVVTAFVPLVPLILVFGYLVRVLDHVGDGPAAFRDGTPPGFGDWRALVVDGVKATLVILCYVAGPLVVLLVTLGGASELSPETLAGTASIAVLAGSTAALLAALGVAYLLPAALAGYARERRVRAAFDRSLLRTTATDARYFVAVVAAAGLLSVAAVLSSLGAPRSVPRFVGFFLLFYAEVAAAALVGRVLGESVPAGENVPAGRTEAG; encoded by the coding sequence ATGCTACGGGAGTCGCTTCGGTATCCGCTCGGCGGCGACGGCGCAGCAGAGCGGATAATCGTCGGCGGCGGTCTCCACGTCGTCACCGCGTTCGTCCCGCTCGTGCCGCTGATTCTGGTGTTCGGCTACCTCGTTCGGGTGCTCGACCACGTCGGCGACGGTCCCGCGGCGTTCAGAGACGGGACGCCGCCGGGATTCGGGGACTGGCGCGCACTCGTCGTCGACGGGGTGAAGGCGACGCTGGTGATTCTCTGCTACGTAGCAGGTCCGCTCGTCGTGCTGCTCGTAACCCTCGGTGGAGCGAGCGAACTCTCGCCGGAGACGTTGGCCGGAACGGCCAGTATCGCCGTCCTCGCCGGGTCGACGGCGGCGCTGCTCGCGGCGCTCGGTGTCGCGTACCTCCTCCCGGCGGCGCTTGCCGGGTACGCGCGTGAGCGTCGGGTGCGAGCCGCGTTCGACCGGTCTCTGCTTCGGACGACGGCGACCGACGCGCGCTACTTCGTCGCCGTCGTCGCCGCCGCCGGCCTCCTGAGCGTCGCTGCGGTGCTGTCGTCGTTGGGCGCACCTCGGTCGGTTCCCCGCTTCGTCGGCTTCTTCCTGTTGTTCTACGCGGAAGTCGCGGCGGCGGCGCTGGTCGGCCGCGTTCTCGGCGAGAGCGTCCCGGCGGGAGAGAACGTCCCGGCGGGGCGGACAGAGGCGGGTTGA